A single genomic interval of Macadamia integrifolia cultivar HAES 741 chromosome 6, SCU_Mint_v3, whole genome shotgun sequence harbors:
- the LOC122080931 gene encoding uncharacterized protein ycf20 isoform X1, whose translation MYIYFCDCLQNSFLSYKEAFMAFTMSLTSSSLMNYSLTPRITVSLGRCRAMNSRSSLGYLSIQAVQDNQGPRRLVDIIRLVPELSRNYFRSPSRRALFGGISLLGGFYVAQTISLSFGALGVNDVIAAVLCVLLTEYVTRFYYSRPKVTFPLALLNNFKMGFTYGLFIDAFKLAS comes from the coding sequence ATGTACATTTATTTCTGTGATTGTCTCCAGAACAGCTTCCTGTCTTACAAAGAAGCTTTCATGGCATTCACCATGAGTTTGACCTCTTCAAGCCTCATGAACTACAGCCTAACTCCAAGAATAACAGTCTCACTTGGGAGGTGCAGAGCAATGAATTCAAGATCCTCACTTGGGTATCTCAGTATCCAAGCGGTACAAGACAACCAGGGGCCAAGGAGGCTTGTTGATATAATACGGTTAGTGCCTGAGCTCTCAAGGAACTATTTTAGAAGTCCATCTCGGAGGGCATTGTTTGGTGGGATCTCTTTACTTGGTGGGTTTTATGTAGCACAgaccatctctctctcatttggagCTTTAGGAGTGAACGATGTGATTGCTGCTGTGCTGTGTGTTCTACTTACAGAGTATGTAACTAGGTTCTATTACAGCCGGCCGAAGGTAACGTTTCCCCTCGCTCTCCTGAACAATTTTAAGATGGGTTTTACCTATGGCCTCTTCATAGATGCCTTTAAGCTTGCTAGTTGA
- the LOC122080931 gene encoding uncharacterized protein ycf20 isoform X2 — MAFTMSLTSSSLMNYSLTPRITVSLGRCRAMNSRSSLGYLSIQAVQDNQGPRRLVDIIRLVPELSRNYFRSPSRRALFGGISLLGGFYVAQTISLSFGALGVNDVIAAVLCVLLTEYVTRFYYSRPKVTFPLALLNNFKMGFTYGLFIDAFKLAS, encoded by the coding sequence ATGGCATTCACCATGAGTTTGACCTCTTCAAGCCTCATGAACTACAGCCTAACTCCAAGAATAACAGTCTCACTTGGGAGGTGCAGAGCAATGAATTCAAGATCCTCACTTGGGTATCTCAGTATCCAAGCGGTACAAGACAACCAGGGGCCAAGGAGGCTTGTTGATATAATACGGTTAGTGCCTGAGCTCTCAAGGAACTATTTTAGAAGTCCATCTCGGAGGGCATTGTTTGGTGGGATCTCTTTACTTGGTGGGTTTTATGTAGCACAgaccatctctctctcatttggagCTTTAGGAGTGAACGATGTGATTGCTGCTGTGCTGTGTGTTCTACTTACAGAGTATGTAACTAGGTTCTATTACAGCCGGCCGAAGGTAACGTTTCCCCTCGCTCTCCTGAACAATTTTAAGATGGGTTTTACCTATGGCCTCTTCATAGATGCCTTTAAGCTTGCTAGTTGA